The proteins below are encoded in one region of Halalkalicoccus jeotgali B3:
- a CDS encoding NAD-dependent succinate-semialdehyde dehydrogenase — MESVNPATGETLETYDDHTEADVDRALDNATEAFDEWRERPISERQVLLSNAADVLRENEEEYAQLMTEEMGKPITGARAEVEKCAWVCDFYAERADEFLADEVLGSEPDSRSLVSYEPLGPVLAVMPWNFPFWQVFRFAAPHLTAGNVGLLKHASNVPGCAKAIEEVFEEAGYPEDVFSSLLVGSDAIEDVIRDDRLAAVTLTGSEGAGRAVAETAGSEIKKTVLELGGSDPFVVLDDADIEAAAETGAQARTINSGQSCIAAKRFIVHEAVYEEFVERFTEEMESLSMGDPMDEGTDVGPQAREDLVEDVHDQVERSVEAGATLRTGGERPDEEGNFYPPTVLTEVPQDAAAATEEVFGPAAAVFRVESEEEAIELANDTDFGLGASIWTDDLERGDRLARRIEAGCVFVNELVKSDPRIPFGGVKNSGYGRELAQKGIHEFVNEKTVWVQSPGGADDVATE, encoded by the coding sequence ATGGAAAGCGTCAACCCAGCGACCGGCGAGACCCTCGAAACGTACGACGACCACACCGAGGCCGACGTCGACCGCGCACTCGACAACGCCACGGAGGCCTTCGATGAGTGGCGCGAGCGACCTATCTCAGAGCGACAGGTGTTGCTCTCCAACGCCGCGGACGTGCTCCGGGAGAACGAGGAGGAGTACGCCCAGTTGATGACCGAGGAGATGGGCAAACCCATCACCGGGGCGCGCGCCGAGGTCGAGAAGTGCGCGTGGGTCTGTGATTTCTATGCCGAGCGCGCCGACGAGTTCCTCGCAGACGAGGTGCTGGGTAGCGAACCCGACTCGCGCTCGCTCGTCTCGTACGAACCGCTCGGTCCCGTGCTCGCGGTGATGCCCTGGAACTTCCCGTTCTGGCAGGTGTTTCGTTTCGCCGCCCCGCACCTCACCGCGGGCAACGTCGGCCTGCTGAAACACGCCTCGAACGTCCCGGGTTGTGCGAAGGCCATCGAGGAGGTCTTCGAGGAGGCGGGCTACCCCGAGGACGTCTTCAGTAGCCTGCTCGTCGGTTCGGACGCCATCGAGGACGTGATCCGCGACGACCGACTGGCGGCGGTGACGCTGACGGGAAGCGAGGGGGCCGGTCGGGCGGTCGCGGAAACCGCGGGCAGCGAGATCAAAAAGACCGTTCTGGAACTCGGCGGGAGCGACCCGTTCGTCGTGCTCGACGACGCCGACATCGAGGCCGCAGCCGAGACGGGCGCACAAGCCCGCACCATCAACTCGGGCCAGTCCTGTATCGCCGCCAAGCGCTTTATCGTCCACGAGGCGGTCTACGAGGAGTTCGTCGAGCGCTTTACCGAGGAGATGGAGTCGCTCTCGATGGGTGACCCGATGGATGAGGGTACCGACGTCGGCCCGCAGGCCCGCGAGGACCTCGTCGAGGACGTCCACGACCAGGTCGAACGCAGCGTCGAGGCGGGCGCGACCCTGCGCACGGGCGGTGAACGGCCCGACGAGGAGGGCAACTTCTACCCGCCGACGGTGCTGACCGAGGTGCCCCAGGACGCCGCTGCGGCCACCGAGGAGGTCTTCGGCCCCGCGGCCGCCGTCTTCCGCGTCGAGAGCGAGGAGGAGGCAATCGAACTGGCAAACGACACCGACTTCGGGCTCGGGGCATCGATCTGGACCGATGACTTAGAGCGGGGCGATCGCCTCGCGCGCCGGATCGAGGCGGGCTGTGTGTTCGTCAACGAACTCGTCAAATCGGACCCCAGAATCCCCTTCGGCGGGGTGAAGAACTCCGGGTACGGCCGGGAACTCGCCCAGAAGGGAATCCACGAGTTCGTCAACGAGAAGACAGTCTGGGTCCAGTCGCCCGGCGGCGCCGACGACGTCGCGACGGAGTAA
- a CDS encoding universal stress protein, with amino-acid sequence MYDSVLIPTDGSEMVDTTLEHGLRIARDHDATVHALYVVDSRVARAAEDAREDVEASLHAEGEKATEHVRARAEDAGVETVCEIRTGTPQKEIVEYTEEAGIDLIAIGTHGKSPREKLLSMGSVTERVVDSAPVPVLVVRD; translated from the coding sequence ATGTACGACAGCGTCCTGATCCCGACCGACGGCAGCGAGATGGTCGACACCACCCTCGAACACGGCCTGCGGATCGCGCGCGATCACGACGCGACGGTCCACGCGCTGTACGTCGTCGACTCCCGTGTGGCTCGCGCCGCCGAGGACGCCCGCGAGGACGTCGAGGCCTCGCTACACGCGGAGGGCGAGAAGGCGACCGAACACGTCCGCGCGCGCGCCGAGGACGCCGGAGTTGAAACGGTCTGTGAGATCCGGACCGGCACCCCACAAAAGGAGATCGTCGAGTACACCGAGGAGGCGGGGATCGACTTGATCGCGATCGGTACCCACGGCAAAAGCCCCCGCGAGAAGCTGCTGTCGATGGGTAGCGTCACCGAGCGGGTCGTCGACAGCGCGCCCGTCCCGGTGTTGGTCGTGCGCGACTAG
- a CDS encoding AMP-binding protein, with protein sequence MTVSLSRRATLWGDRTAVIDTNENRRYSYADLDALADQLAGKLAGLGVGPGDRVALLSRNRIEVLAIAFAVRRVGCALAFVSPYRSKSAISDLVDRVDPETVLHEEAESDRLRKVPSTTSFAELSQGEGADYERADSPPEPWLLFQSPDEADSTVHAYSTESVERNCIAGITTWGFGRPWVANLTSFFRADGLLVGVLPALYVGGTVLLHRAFRPDPALELIERHDATHVYATPLEFDRLTDADGFETANFASVEAFYSSAPLPAECHDAYLLADHPVGRLFGTAAAPHLLTFLPEREDALEKGDSVGRPVLDCEVRLSEDRLEARGPVVAEGTLEERFEGWIETGLRARRDDDGDYWIEAD encoded by the coding sequence ATGACCGTCTCGCTCTCCCGGCGGGCGACCCTCTGGGGCGACCGGACCGCCGTGATCGATACCAACGAGAACCGACGCTACAGCTACGCCGACCTCGACGCGCTCGCGGACCAACTAGCCGGCAAACTCGCGGGGCTGGGCGTCGGTCCCGGCGACCGGGTCGCGTTGCTCTCGCGCAACCGGATCGAGGTCCTCGCGATCGCCTTCGCCGTCCGACGGGTGGGGTGCGCGCTGGCGTTCGTCTCGCCGTACCGATCGAAATCCGCCATCTCGGACCTCGTGGATCGAGTCGATCCCGAGACGGTCCTCCACGAAGAGGCCGAATCCGACCGACTGCGAAAGGTCCCCTCGACGACGAGTTTCGCCGAACTCTCACAGGGCGAGGGAGCCGACTACGAGCGCGCCGACTCGCCGCCCGAGCCGTGGTTGCTGTTTCAGTCGCCCGACGAGGCCGATTCGACCGTCCACGCGTACTCGACTGAAAGCGTCGAGCGAAACTGCATCGCCGGGATCACGACGTGGGGGTTCGGCCGCCCGTGGGTGGCGAACCTCACCTCCTTTTTCCGCGCCGACGGACTGCTGGTCGGAGTCCTCCCGGCGCTGTACGTCGGCGGCACCGTCCTCCTCCACCGGGCGTTTCGCCCGGATCCCGCCCTCGAACTCATCGAGCGCCACGACGCGACCCACGTCTACGCCACGCCGCTGGAGTTCGATCGGCTGACCGACGCCGACGGGTTCGAAACCGCGAACTTCGCGAGCGTCGAGGCCTTCTACTCGAGTGCCCCGTTGCCCGCCGAGTGTCACGACGCCTACCTGCTCGCGGACCACCCCGTCGGTCGGTTGTTCGGAACGGCCGCCGCGCCCCACCTGCTCACGTTTTTGCCCGAGCGCGAGGACGCCCTCGAGAAGGGCGACAGCGTCGGCAGGCCGGTCCTCGACTGCGAGGTCCGACTCTCCGAGGATCGACTGGAGGCGCGCGGCCCCGTCGTCGCCGAGGGGACCCTCGAGGAGCGATTCGAGGGGTGGATCGAGACGGGGCTGCGCGCGAGGCGCGACGACGACGGCGATTACTGGATCGAGGCGGATTAA
- a CDS encoding RAD55 family ATPase — MNERLPTGIDVLDRTLSGGIPAGSIVALVAAPASQSELLLYELTVPRETLYLTTERSAEAVRDAFERTDAPAGTPDIEQVTGEAPLDGAGRLVETLPRKSTLIVDPVDPLERCEPARYRRFMNALQTAMVNTGSVAVLHCLSGCSTPSGRDRTEYMADVVFSLETRVAGESIENRLAVPKFRGGRALSETIKLELGDRVRVDTSRDIA; from the coding sequence GTGAACGAACGGCTACCGACGGGGATCGACGTGCTCGACCGGACGCTGAGCGGCGGGATCCCCGCGGGCAGCATCGTCGCCCTCGTCGCTGCACCCGCGAGCCAGTCCGAACTCCTGTTGTACGAACTCACTGTGCCTCGGGAGACGCTGTACCTGACGACCGAGCGATCCGCAGAGGCGGTCCGGGACGCGTTCGAGCGAACCGACGCCCCCGCCGGCACACCCGACATCGAACAGGTGACGGGCGAGGCACCCCTAGATGGGGCGGGCCGGCTCGTCGAGACGCTCCCGCGGAAGTCAACGCTGATCGTCGATCCGGTCGACCCGCTCGAACGGTGCGAGCCCGCCCGGTACCGTCGCTTCATGAACGCGCTCCAGACCGCGATGGTAAACACCGGAAGCGTCGCCGTACTCCACTGTCTCTCGGGGTGTTCGACGCCGTCGGGTCGCGACCGCACGGAGTACATGGCCGACGTGGTCTTCTCGCTGGAGACGCGGGTGGCCGGCGAGTCGATCGAAAACAGGCTCGCGGTACCGAAGTTCCGCGGCGGTCGGGCGCTCTCCGAGACGATCAAGCTCGAACTCGGTGATCGTGTCCGCGTCGATACGAGCCGCGATATCGCATAG
- the pyrB gene encoding aspartate carbamoyltransferase, with product MRHDHVLTAKQFSRADIETILDRAGDFDGPTGDTRHTDSLLGLLFFEPSTRTKMSFETAIKRLGGDTIDMGSVDSSSVTKGESLADTVRVIEGYADAIVLRHPKQGAAKMASEFVDVPVVNAGDGAGHHPTQTLLDLYTIRENAGLDDLTIGIMGDLKYGRTVHSLAQALTNFETTQHFVSPESLALPPEVRYDLDEAGAAVAEHTELEGVLPDLDVLYVTRIQRERFPDENEYRAVASEYGIDLRTLEDATDDLSIMHPLPRVDEIDPAIDETPHATYFEQAHNGVPVRMALLDSLL from the coding sequence ATGCGGCACGATCACGTGCTGACCGCAAAACAGTTCTCGCGGGCGGACATCGAGACGATACTCGACCGCGCGGGCGACTTCGACGGCCCGACGGGCGATACGCGTCATACCGACTCGTTACTCGGGTTGCTGTTTTTCGAACCCAGCACGCGCACCAAGATGAGCTTCGAGACGGCGATCAAACGCCTCGGCGGGGACACCATCGACATGGGATCGGTCGATAGCTCCTCCGTGACCAAAGGCGAGAGCCTCGCCGACACGGTCCGGGTGATCGAGGGGTATGCCGACGCGATCGTGTTGCGCCACCCCAAACAGGGCGCAGCGAAGATGGCGAGCGAGTTCGTCGACGTTCCCGTGGTCAACGCGGGCGACGGCGCGGGCCACCACCCGACCCAGACGCTGTTGGATCTCTACACCATCCGCGAGAACGCCGGGTTGGACGATCTCACGATCGGGATCATGGGCGACCTGAAGTACGGTCGGACGGTCCACTCGCTGGCCCAGGCGCTGACGAACTTCGAGACGACCCAGCACTTCGTCAGCCCCGAGAGTCTGGCGTTGCCACCGGAGGTGCGCTACGACCTCGACGAGGCCGGTGCGGCGGTCGCCGAACACACCGAACTGGAGGGCGTTCTCCCGGACCTCGACGTGCTGTATGTCACCCGCATCCAACGGGAGCGGTTCCCCGACGAAAACGAGTACCGCGCGGTGGCAAGCGAGTACGGGATCGACCTTCGGACCCTCGAGGACGCAACGGACGACCTCTCGATCATGCACCCGCTCCCGCGGGTCGACGAGATCGACCCCGCGATCGACGAGACGCCCCACGCGACGTACTTCGAACAGGCGCACAACGGCGTCCCCGTGCGGATGGCGCTGCTCGATTCACTGCTATGA
- a CDS encoding RNA-binding protein, whose product MAAVPLHYVDLRTFCYATEDEKRVEEALRTYLPEGFEIERAETEGYHGDRILVLSARVENADGIRHVLEQLRGSADLEQVRGQLDDRVTENCELFLYLDKQAAFGGEARLGEGITLRAKVEAYPAKKDTAIENVREVL is encoded by the coding sequence ATGGCCGCCGTCCCGCTTCACTACGTCGACCTCCGAACCTTCTGTTATGCAACCGAGGACGAAAAGCGGGTCGAGGAGGCCCTGCGGACCTACTTGCCCGAGGGCTTCGAAATAGAACGTGCCGAGACCGAGGGCTATCACGGCGACCGCATCCTCGTCCTCTCGGCGCGCGTCGAGAACGCCGACGGCATCCGCCACGTCCTCGAGCAGTTGCGCGGGTCGGCGGACTTAGAACAGGTGCGTGGACAACTCGACGACCGGGTGACCGAGAACTGCGAGCTGTTCCTCTATCTCGACAAGCAGGCCGCCTTCGGCGGCGAGGCCCGACTCGGCGAGGGGATCACCCTGCGCGCGAAGGTCGAGGCCTACCCAGCGAAAAAGGACACGGCGATCGAGAACGTCCGCGAGGTCCTGTAG
- a CDS encoding APC family permease codes for MSEADTTERGLTKALSQRDLLVLAFGAMIGWGWIVLSGQWIDEGGPIGAISAFVIGGTLVIFVAVIYGELASAMPFVGGEHVYSHRALGALGSFVCTWAIAFGYVSVAAFEAVALPSALAFVIPGFNAIELWSIAGDPVYGTWVLVGAGGAAVMTGVNYVGIRPAAQFQAIVTLVIALAGVVLVIGAITGGQPSPDPPVIGGAAGIFGVVLATPFMFVGFDVIPQAAEEADVPTRSLGTIIVAAVLMATLFYIAVLWGSSRALPGAQLVESPLPAAAAMETLYDSVTVGQLMALAGIAGILTSWNAFVIGGSRAIFAMAESGMLPAFLAKTHPEYNTPHNAIVLIGVSSVLAPLFGEGMLGWIVNAGGLGIVLAWLFVCVSFLVLRRREPGMERPFKVPAGYAMGGVALVLSAFFVVLYLPGGPSALVWPYEWLMVLLWALLGVGLFALSPRGRAFVG; via the coding sequence ATGTCAGAGGCAGACACGACCGAGCGCGGGCTGACGAAGGCCCTCTCCCAACGGGATCTACTCGTGCTCGCGTTCGGCGCGATGATCGGCTGGGGATGGATCGTCCTCTCGGGCCAGTGGATCGACGAGGGTGGACCGATCGGCGCGATCTCTGCGTTCGTTATCGGGGGAACGTTAGTGATTTTCGTCGCCGTGATCTACGGCGAGCTCGCCTCGGCGATGCCCTTCGTCGGCGGGGAACACGTCTACAGCCACCGGGCGCTGGGGGCGCTCGGCTCCTTCGTCTGTACCTGGGCGATCGCCTTCGGCTACGTCAGCGTCGCCGCCTTCGAGGCCGTCGCCCTGCCATCGGCGCTCGCGTTCGTGATCCCGGGGTTCAACGCGATCGAACTCTGGTCGATCGCCGGCGATCCCGTCTACGGGACGTGGGTGCTCGTCGGTGCGGGCGGCGCGGCCGTCATGACCGGCGTCAACTACGTCGGGATCCGCCCGGCCGCCCAGTTCCAGGCGATCGTCACGCTCGTCATCGCGCTCGCGGGTGTGGTGCTCGTGATCGGCGCGATCACCGGCGGCCAACCCTCTCCCGACCCGCCCGTGATCGGTGGAGCGGCGGGGATCTTCGGGGTCGTGCTCGCGACGCCCTTCATGTTCGTCGGCTTCGACGTGATCCCTCAAGCCGCCGAAGAGGCTGACGTTCCCACCCGGTCGCTTGGGACGATCATCGTCGCGGCGGTGCTGATGGCGACCCTCTTTTATATCGCCGTTCTCTGGGGCTCCAGTCGGGCCCTGCCGGGCGCGCAGCTCGTCGAGAGCCCGCTGCCGGCCGCGGCGGCCATGGAGACGCTGTACGACAGCGTGACCGTCGGTCAGCTGATGGCGCTTGCGGGGATCGCCGGCATCCTCACGAGCTGGAACGCCTTCGTCATCGGCGGGAGCCGCGCGATCTTCGCGATGGCCGAGTCGGGAATGTTGCCCGCCTTCCTCGCGAAGACACACCCCGAGTACAACACGCCCCACAACGCCATCGTTCTGATCGGCGTGTCGTCGGTACTCGCCCCGCTGTTCGGCGAGGGAATGCTCGGGTGGATCGTCAACGCCGGCGGGCTCGGGATCGTCCTCGCGTGGCTGTTCGTCTGCGTCTCGTTTCTCGTCCTCCGGCGCCGGGAACCCGGGATGGAACGGCCCTTCAAAGTTCCCGCCGGCTACGCGATGGGCGGGGTTGCGCTGGTGCTGTCGGCGTTTTTCGTCGTCCTCTACCTTCCCGGCGGCCCCTCGGCGCTGGTCTGGCCCTACGAATGGCTGATGGTCCTTCTGTGGGCGCTTTTGGGTGTCGGGCTGTTCGCGCTCTCGCCGCGCGGGCGCGCATTCGTCGGTTAA
- a CDS encoding DUF7860 family protein gives MGQHQRLSYSQYARGGFALGVAVFLVGILGHAVGPALLGALPAWEVTLFTVMEFSGIGLALCSPLVFAIVLPLIE, from the coding sequence ATGGGACAGCACCAACGACTGTCGTACTCCCAGTACGCCCGCGGCGGGTTCGCCCTCGGCGTGGCGGTGTTCCTCGTCGGGATCCTCGGTCACGCCGTCGGTCCGGCGTTGCTGGGCGCGCTCCCCGCGTGGGAGGTGACGCTGTTTACCGTCATGGAGTTTTCCGGGATCGGCCTCGCGCTCTGTTCGCCGCTCGTCTTCGCGATCGTCCTGCCGCTGATCGAGTAG
- a CDS encoding Hsp20/alpha crystallin family protein has translation MSRRRNPFDDLEEFFERFSRQFENQPGFDQDVFGMGGANRMSVDLADRDAEFVVTADAPGFSKEEIDVRVTGRRLTIEAEREEHTEEEEETYLRSERHSESLRRTLQLPEPVEEEGVSATYKNGVLTITLPKREPETGGKSIDIE, from the coding sequence ATGTCCCGACGTAGAAATCCCTTCGATGACCTCGAAGAGTTCTTCGAGCGTTTCAGTCGCCAGTTCGAAAACCAGCCCGGATTCGACCAGGACGTCTTCGGTATGGGCGGGGCCAACCGCATGAGCGTCGACCTGGCTGACCGGGACGCGGAGTTCGTCGTCACCGCCGACGCTCCGGGCTTCTCGAAGGAGGAGATCGACGTCCGCGTCACCGGGCGCCGACTCACCATCGAGGCCGAACGCGAGGAACACACCGAGGAGGAAGAGGAGACCTACCTGCGAAGCGAGCGCCACAGCGAGTCGCTCCGGCGGACGCTTCAGCTCCCCGAACCCGTCGAGGAGGAGGGTGTCTCCGCGACCTACAAGAACGGCGTGCTGACGATCACGCTCCCCAAACGCGAGCCCGAGACCGGCGGCAAGTCGATCGACATCGAGTAG
- a CDS encoding universal stress protein, translating to MNILVPIDDSDQSRAAIKYADVTFPDAEITAIHVIPVEGYWAAFADDPEVMPGYEQARDHAEELFEEARGRIDSGIDTRITTGNPAREIVDFAGKGGFDAVVIGSHGRTGATRVLLGSVAEAVARRSPVPVTIVR from the coding sequence ATGAACATCCTCGTTCCGATCGACGACTCCGATCAGTCACGCGCGGCGATCAAGTACGCCGACGTCACGTTTCCCGACGCCGAGATCACGGCGATACACGTCATCCCCGTCGAGGGCTACTGGGCGGCGTTCGCCGACGATCCGGAGGTCATGCCCGGCTACGAGCAGGCCCGCGACCACGCCGAGGAACTGTTCGAGGAGGCCCGAGGCCGGATCGATTCGGGGATCGACACTCGGATCACGACCGGGAACCCCGCCCGTGAGATCGTCGATTTCGCTGGCAAAGGAGGGTTCGACGCGGTCGTCATCGGCAGTCACGGCCGGACGGGCGCGACGCGGGTCCTGCTCGGCAGCGTCGCCGAGGCGGTCGCGCGGCGCTCGCCGGTTCCGGTGACGATCGTTCGTTGA
- the pyrI gene encoding aspartate carbamoyltransferase regulatory subunit, translating to MTDDHQLRVGKIRNGTVIDHVTGGQALTVLAILDIDGSGGEEISVGMNVPSDRIGRKDILKIEGRELSQEEVDVLSLVAPDATINIVREYDVAEKHRVERPEEVVGVLSCPNANCITTEREPVESRFAVLADGVRCAYCGTLIREAFADRIEVE from the coding sequence ATGACTGACGACCACCAACTCCGCGTCGGCAAGATCCGAAACGGAACCGTCATCGACCACGTCACCGGCGGCCAAGCGCTGACCGTGCTAGCGATCCTCGATATCGACGGCTCGGGCGGCGAGGAGATCTCCGTCGGGATGAACGTCCCCTCCGACCGGATCGGACGCAAGGACATCCTCAAGATCGAGGGCCGCGAGCTAAGTCAAGAGGAAGTCGATGTCCTCTCGCTTGTCGCGCCCGACGCGACGATCAACATCGTCCGTGAGTACGACGTAGCGGAGAAACACCGCGTCGAACGCCCCGAGGAGGTCGTCGGCGTGCTCTCGTGTCCGAACGCCAACTGCATCACGACCGAGCGCGAGCCCGTCGAATCGCGGTTTGCGGTCCTCGCCGACGGCGTGCGGTGTGCCTACTGTGGGACGCTGATCCGCGAGGCGTTCGCCGACCGCATCGAGGTCGAATAG
- a CDS encoding NUDIX hydrolase has product MTTIDSLWFRANEASQRAEQAYHRLRERHDAVLERERHRRVSRGRFRTLTERVERTGAPYGAHTIVYRPSGQLLLVRHEGVDLWVLPGGEVAPEEDFERAAVRELAEEAGVDADYEGLGVLTRVRITSGEYETWGVIPVFAARALTTETHIADPDDEISAARWFGDLPEDTRDREDLLAWRERELEP; this is encoded by the coding sequence GTGACGACGATCGACAGTCTGTGGTTTCGCGCGAACGAGGCGAGCCAGCGGGCCGAACAGGCGTACCATCGCCTGCGAGAGCGCCACGACGCGGTCCTCGAACGCGAGCGCCACCGGCGGGTTTCTCGGGGACGCTTTCGCACCCTGACCGAGCGCGTCGAGCGGACGGGCGCGCCCTACGGGGCCCACACCATCGTCTACCGACCCTCCGGCCAGCTCCTGCTCGTCCGCCACGAGGGCGTCGATCTGTGGGTGTTGCCGGGCGGCGAGGTTGCCCCCGAGGAGGACTTCGAGCGCGCCGCGGTCCGAGAGCTCGCAGAGGAAGCCGGCGTCGACGCCGACTACGAGGGGCTTGGTGTTCTCACCCGGGTTCGGATCACCTCCGGGGAGTACGAGACGTGGGGCGTGATCCCGGTCTTTGCCGCCCGTGCGCTCACGACCGAGACACACATCGCCGACCCCGACGACGAGATCTCCGCGGCGCGGTGGTTCGGTGATCTCCCGGAGGACACCCGCGATCGCGAGGACTTGCTGGCGTGGCGAGAGCGCGAACTCGAACCGTGA
- a CDS encoding acetolactate synthase large subunit — protein MVKTSDVLVECLEDEGVEYVFGVPGEELEDLLFSIRDSGIRFVPTRHEQGASFMADVHGRLTGEAGVCLSTLGPGATNLLTGVADAHLDKSPLVAITGQGGRERLHKESHQALDIVDTFEPVVKWNTQIGEPEIVAESVRKAFKLAEHEKPGATHLEFPEDVAGEETTDTPLPTRERVRRPDPDPGSIERAGNLLERAERPIVLAGNGAVRTRARGAERDSESANRLRDLVERADLPVVATYMGKGAISDRQPHSLLTLDSGPDGEAAAAIEDADCVLAVGYDIAEHDPAGWNPDRETTVIHVDHEPAEVYRHYNPEIEIVADIPASLRALTEATDPGSGTAWCTDVHDRILEDVTRRPDPDEPFSVRRTLPILRAVMADEDVLLSDVGSHKMTIAQSFPTYEPNTCIISNGLASMGISVPGGLAADLACGSNVVAATGDGGFLMNGAEIETAKRLGLGYTILLFNDNDYGLISEKQRDHTGEQFGTELSNPDFVTFAESFGIEGYRPETWDGLEGVLEEVVPSEEMTLVEVPVE, from the coding sequence ATGGTCAAGACCTCCGACGTGCTCGTCGAGTGTCTCGAGGACGAGGGTGTCGAGTACGTCTTCGGCGTGCCGGGCGAGGAACTCGAGGACCTGCTCTTTTCGATCCGGGATTCCGGGATCCGGTTCGTCCCGACGCGCCACGAGCAGGGCGCGTCGTTCATGGCGGACGTCCACGGCCGACTGACCGGCGAGGCCGGCGTCTGTCTCAGTACCCTGGGACCGGGTGCGACGAACCTGCTGACTGGGGTCGCCGACGCCCACCTCGATAAGTCCCCGCTCGTGGCGATCACCGGGCAGGGCGGACGCGAACGGCTCCACAAGGAGAGCCATCAGGCCCTGGACATCGTCGATACGTTCGAACCGGTCGTCAAGTGGAACACCCAGATCGGCGAACCCGAGATCGTCGCCGAGTCGGTCCGAAAGGCGTTCAAACTCGCCGAACACGAGAAACCCGGTGCGACTCACCTGGAGTTCCCCGAGGACGTCGCAGGCGAGGAGACGACCGACACGCCCCTGCCCACCCGCGAGCGGGTGCGTCGGCCCGACCCCGATCCCGGCTCGATCGAGCGGGCAGGCAACCTCCTCGAACGGGCCGAGCGCCCGATCGTGTTGGCCGGAAACGGCGCGGTCCGGACGCGGGCGCGCGGGGCCGAGCGCGATTCCGAGAGTGCAAACCGGCTTCGCGACCTCGTCGAGCGGGCGGACCTGCCCGTCGTCGCGACCTACATGGGCAAGGGCGCGATCTCGGATCGCCAACCTCACTCACTGTTGACACTGGATTCGGGCCCCGACGGCGAGGCCGCGGCGGCCATCGAGGACGCCGACTGCGTGCTCGCGGTCGGCTACGACATCGCCGAGCACGACCCGGCGGGCTGGAACCCCGACCGCGAAACGACCGTGATCCATGTAGATCACGAGCCCGCAGAGGTGTACCGTCACTACAACCCCGAAATCGAGATCGTCGCGGACATCCCCGCGAGCCTGCGGGCGCTCACGGAGGCGACGGATCCGGGCTCGGGAACGGCGTGGTGTACCGACGTTCACGACCGAATTCTGGAGGACGTTACCCGCCGACCCGACCCCGACGAGCCCTTCAGCGTGCGCCGTACCCTGCCGATCCTGCGGGCGGTGATGGCCGACGAGGACGTCCTGCTCTCGGACGTGGGCAGCCACAAGATGACGATCGCCCAGTCGTTTCCGACCTACGAGCCGAACACCTGCATCATCTCGAACGGGCTCGCGAGCATGGGCATCTCCGTCCCCGGGGGACTCGCGGCGGATCTCGCCTGCGGGTCGAACGTCGTCGCCGCGACCGGTGACGGCGGCTTCCTGATGAACGGTGCCGAGATCGAGACGGCGAAACGGCTCGGGCTCGGGTACACGATCCTCCTCTTTAACGACAACGACTACGGGTTGATCAGCGAGAAACAGCGCGATCACACCGGCGAGCAGTTCGGCACCGAACTCTCGAACCCGGACTTCGTGACCTTCGCCGAGAGCTTCGGGATCGAGGGGTATCGCCCCGAGACGTGGGACGGCCTCGAGGGCGTCCTCGAGGAAGTGGTCCCCTCCGAGGAGATGACGCTCGTCGAGGTCCCGGTCGAATGA